Within Eublepharis macularius isolate TG4126 chromosome 19, MPM_Emac_v1.0, whole genome shotgun sequence, the genomic segment TGTGGGCAACCGGAGTTGGGCCTGGGGAACCCAGATTGAGTCCTTTAAAACCTGCATATCTAGCTTGACTGAGACCAACTCTTTTCATCTGAGCCCATTAAGAACTGCTCAATACCCCTTCTAGATGGTGGCTTCTGTTTGCTAGATATGAACAGTAATGGCCAGCAACTCCTGTTTTTTTGGAATGGACTGCCAGAGGAAGTATATAGAGCCCCCTTACATTTCTGCAAGGTCTGTAAGTCCTTTTGGTTTCATAGGGCTTCTGATTCACTCTGGGCGTTTAGTCTTAATGGCAAGCAATTTACTTATCTCTCATTTGTACTCCACATTTCCTCCAAGGTGTTCAGGGTGGTGCACAGAGGGCtttccttacaataaccctgtgaggcgaataggctagcagagagagagaaaaggagagtcAGTCTGTGAATATCTGGCCCAGAGTCAGGGAGCTTCATAGCCAGGCAAGGATTCGAACTCCTGTTTCCCCATTTAAAATCCAACTCTCTGCCCAGTACACCATATTAGGACCCTGGGTTTTTAATCAGACAAATGCTTGGGAGAGCTAGCTGAGCTGAAATCTCAGGGGTGAAcaccggaaggaaggaaggaaagaaggaaagaaggaaagaagggtcCAACTGACCGACTGACTGACCaacccacccacacacccacccaccaaccaaccTTCAAAGGGTCTCAGAAATTTCCCAAAgcctaacttaaaaaaaaaaaaaactatttggaTCATTTTTTCATGTTCATTTATGGCATCTTTCAGCAGCTGCTTTggtgctactttttaaaaaaggattatttTTTGCTGGCTGTATAATCTAGCCAACGAGGGATCACATAGCTTTTGTGAATGTACCACACAGCCAATCAGGGGTGGCTATGTCATAATACCACAGACAAAAATCACAGTGAGGACAATACTTCCTTCCCCTTACTCTGAAAGGGAAAATAGTTTGGCCCTGATATGCCAGTCTTCATAATGATTGCCAACATGTAAAACTTAGTGAAATGAGATAAGCAGATGCAACAGAAAGTTACAGGGAATAATtattctactgctacaaacaccGCTACCCCTATGAAATGCCTCCTGTCATCCATGTGGCACCCATAGTGCTAAAATATGAATTTCCTACAATTGTCCAGTTTACAGTGACCTTAAGGAAGTCTTCCTACCTCTTGCTTTTTTACGCTGTCTGGCCGTTCTCTCAATTGGTTTATGCATTTAAAGGCCATGCACTCCATTGAATATGTGGCAGTGGAAGCAGAGGACTGAAGGACACTAAAGGCCTGGGTTCTTTTGGTGAGAATAATGGTAGACAGGCAAAGGACCCAGTGTGGCTTAGTGGTATTGGATCAGGAGGACTTTGGAGCCTACGTTTCCCATCTCTGCTTAGCTCACTTGTAGTCCCTAAGCCAATCACTCGCagtcagccttacctacctcacaggtcttTTCTGAGGACAAAATGGGAGACTGAAGAACCATGTACACTGTTCAGAACTGATGCCAAATTCCCCAAAGATGCCCACAAACCCTTTCCAGCCTCCCTTAAAAAAACTGCAACATTGCCCAGTTCTGCTTTCCAGGTCACACATGGCTTTGAGGAAGGTGTGCATGGGTACACTGGATGAGAAGAATATGCCAGGAGCTGATTTGCATGGCTGAAGGCATGTTTGACAAGTTATAATTAAAGCATACATTAAAATGGAAACAGGCAAttagtctttctttctttgacttttgttttctttcttttcttattGCTGCAGAACGATGTTACTACTCAAGAGTCTGGCCAACTTCTTCAGTCTCTGGGTGGGAACTGTGCAGCTGCCCTTCCTGAAAACACATCCAGGTATTCGAGGAGCCTGTTTATTATAACAGCTCAAGTTCTAACTCAAAGTTGCACGCACATATGGGTAACCCAAGCTGACGGTTCTTTTTTCATTCAGGAAAAACTGCTTTAGAGAGAGAATGGTGTGGAACGGCCCGGGATGAACTCCTTAATCCCTTTTTTTTACCCTCCAGTTCTTTACTCGGAATAGCTCCACaggtgaacacatgaaactgtcttagggccaagctacacatgacgaatgacacttgaacggcaagtggattgagtggagggcaagtgaacagggagaaatacacttgctgttcaagtgtcatttgtcatgtgtagcttggccctcatattGACACAtaagcagtgcagtcctaagcagagttactccagtgtaagcccaatGGGCTTAGAGCAATAAACCCTGCCCTCACAGACTAAACATGGTTTTCAAAAGTTTTGTTTCTGAGGACAAACACATTTGGATCCCTATGAAGGAAAAATGAGatagtgggtttttaaaaaggcaaattagggccaagctacaagtgacgaatgacacttgaacggcaagtgtatttctccctgttcacttgccctccactcaatccacttgccgttcaagtgtcattcgtcacttgtagcttggccctaagtatgtttgtgtatgtgggggtatgccctgacctggatggcccagattagcctgatctcatcagattttggaagttaagcagggacggccctggttagtacttggatgggagaccaccgaggaaggccATTTACGCAgaagcaggcaaaggcaaacctcctttgttcatgtcttgccttgaaagcctgcGGGGTTGCCTTAAATCAACTGCGACTCAATGTCTAATTCACATGGTACACAGTCTTTGTGGACTAGGGTTATCAGCTCAGGGGAATGGAGACAGGCAGGAAGGGTGCCCTGCAATGCCACAAcactgagcccatctgtggggagggtggggtataaatcgaataaaataaataaataaaaatttccaCCTGtgtaactggaaatgatgtcactgtggAGTGCAATGCTCTAGGTTTCCCCAAAATATTGGTAAAAACCATAAAAAATGCTGCCAGTATGCTCTGCTCCCACTGGCCACTGCCGGCGTACTCTGTCCTTTCAGAGTGCACTGGCAGtggccagagggagccaagtggACAGTGCTCCAGCCCTTGGTCCTGGGGAGGCTGCGGAGCATGCACGGTGTTTTCTTGGGAGCTGGTGGCTAGGGCTGCCGCAAGCGATCCTGGCTGGagcgggaggaggagggagcactGGGCAGCACTGTTGCATGGCAAGAGGGGCATGCAGGGGGTTCTCTGCTGGTTTCCTGGGCTGCCCTCCTCTATATGGTCGTTGACATCAATGGCACCCGCAGAGCGGTGGCAGGgattctttccctcttctccctagCGGAGAATCACACTACAGATTCTCTTGCTCTCTTTCAAAACGCTGCTCCAGATTTCCTGCCTTCTGTTACATTCCTACCTCCTGCCCTCaacctcctggaggaaaacttgaGCAGAGAGGATTTTTTCAAGAGACAGCAAGAATGCCGTCCATTGCTCTTCTCCCCGAGGGAGAACTGAATCGAGCAGCCATTCtttctgactacacttcccaaggAAACCTGGGGGAAACcgtcacatgaagaacacgtgttgggtgtcttgtgtagtttccctctcagaGCAAACAACATAGAGCTAAAAGGACCCCTGGATTGACTCCAGAAGCGGTTTCATGGCATTTTGACAAATCTCAGCACTCGATCCTCGTCCCGAATCCTCCCACCTCTCCGTCGAATCCTGTTGTCTGTTTTGAATTTCAGCCTTCGGCCGAGGAAGTGTCTTTTCCTCCAAAAACCCAAAAGTCAGATGTCATgctggatttattttttattccctGAAAGAAATACTGGGATATAATATGTCGCAATCCTGGGTGTGGATGTTACTGAACTGTGCATGTCAGCGAGTTACCTTGGAAATTTCTGAAAAGAACCATCTGCCATCGGGCTTTAGAAAAGGGAGTGATGGAGAGCTGTTAGCCAGGGGAttattttccctgcagggcaaaaAAATGTCAAGGTAGCTTCTCATGCCCTGTTGTACAGGTACGGTGCTCAGAGAATCTAGTCCTAGTTGACAGAAGGGTGACACAGGTAAGCTGAGGTTGTTGAGAGTTCACTGTCATGTTGCGAGTTCTTCAGCTCTCTGGGGTGTGTTTCGGGGAAGGTCAGTTTTTGGCACTGGGTGAGAGGGAGGGTGCCAAGCACACCTAAGCTCAGGAATACAATAAAATGAGCATTTTCTTTTCCACTCCCCTGTCACCCAGCCAGCTCCCTGAACAGATAAAAAGCCCAATTTTTGCTCATGCTGTCAGAGGGGCTCAGCTTCACTCATTACTAGGCTCTCTTCCTTCGAAACATCCTCACCAAGATAACCTCTCCACTAGCCACTATGTCTCGCCAATCTTATGCCCGAAGCGTTGGAGGAGGCAACCGGGGCTTTAGCTCCAGCTCTGCATGCTTTGGCGGAGGAAACCGAGTCAGCTTCAACACCATTTCCACAACTCGTGGATGTTCTACCCGTGGCAGCAGCGGAGGTGGCGGTTTTGGCAGCCGGAGCCTGTATAATCTAGGGGGCAGCAAACGAATCTCTTTCGGTGGATTCGGTGGGAGTGCTGCTTGTGGCCGAGGAGGCGGAGGCTATGGAGTTGGTGGTGGCTTTGGTGGCGGGTTTGGAGGTGGCAGTGGCTTTGGTGGAGGGTTTGGAGGTTGCTTTGATGGGACTGGTGGGCCTGCATTTCCTGTGTGCCCCCCTGGAGGCATCAAAGAGGTGACCATCAACCAGAGTCTTCTGCAACCCCTCAACTTGGAGATTGACCCAGAAATCCAAAAAGTGAGGGTGGCAGAGAGGGAGCAGATCAAAACCCTCAACAACAAGTTTGCCTCCTTCATTGACAAGGTGAGATGTTTATGAGGGAGTTATTTTATGCCAGTGTGAGGAATATCTTTTTCTCTATTATCTATTAGATCTATTAGATACTTATCTATTATATCTAGAAGATCTGGCCTGATTTTTTCCTAAGCATTTCAAGACTGAAAAAAATGTGGAATAATTTAAAGTGTGGATTTCCCGTGGAAGCTACACTGAATAATCTTTGTTACTTAAACTCCAATCGGGAGAAACTATAGGAGATTGTCTAAAATGTGTGTTTGTACTCTGTTCTTAGAATGGCCAATGggatattcccaaggccctttgAACTAGCTCAGAAATTCAAGGGAACAGGAACATAACTGAAAGAAATTAAGGGTGTATTTATACTACAAACAGCTATTAGGGTTTATTATTATGTCTTCCCACCCAAAGTATCCTGGGAATTGCAGTTTGGTGAAGCTGCTGAGAATTCTCAGATTCATTCCTGGGgaaaaagaaatataatttaaactGGTTCACATCTGTGCTCCTGATGAGCTCCTAGTTTGCTGCCTTATACTAGTTTCCCATGCAAATGACATTAAACTGTAAGCAATGGGAAAGATCCTGGGGGAAAGGATGTGTCTTCCTTCTCCAGGAAGAGCAACGTGTGCTACTATGTAGAAACCAACCATGACCCTTTTCAAAATCACCCCTCTCCAATATAGGAAGGGGCCATCCATTTGGATTGTGTGTATTAGATGTGTCTTGGATGCTCCCCTTCCTTCTTTGGTGCAATGTTCCTTTGGTGGTATGCTGGCCCTTTCCAATTTCTTTGTTGCTTCTGTCAGCCACCAAATGGACCTCAAGGTTCTTGGGGAAGAGTAAGAGGCGTAAATTGTAGTACAGAATTTAGGAAGAGACTCTGCTTTgtgggcagggcagggggagggacagACTGAACAGTGGAATCTAGACAGAGGTTATACCTATGCACACGACATTAAACTGTGAGCAATGGAAAGGACCTTGGGGGAAAAGATATGTCTTCCTTCTCCAAGAAGAGCAATGTGTGCTACTATGTAGAAACCAACCATGACCCTTCTCAAAATGACCCTTCTCTGATATAGGAAGGGGACACTTGTGGGTGTGGCATTGCAGTAAATGGAGAAGTGACATCAGTTTGTAAGGATGGATTAGCAATCACATAAAGTAGTCATTTCAGTACTTTACATGAACTTAGCAATACGTAGCGTTCCCCCGTTTCACATCCAGTTTCTTCCAAATTCTCAGAAATGGTGGTGGATCCTTTATTAtatgccttgagtcccagtgagaaaggtggattatagaaTAAATGCTGGGATGAAAAGgagccaaagattttttttcacagGCTGGGCAGGCCACAATATGGAAAAATTCACATGGCAGCTCTTTAGTCCTAAGGGTATGAAGAGAAGCTTAAGGAGAAGGCCAGCTGCTTGAAGGATTAGATATTTCTGAATTCTGCTACTGATTTTTCAGCTTTGCTGTAGGGCTCATAaagtcttctttggaggcctgAAGATTTAATACATAATCTCCTGTATGTCAGATGAAAACATACAGAGTTATCACCAGGGGTCTGTAAGACCTTCATTGTcattgcaagcagggctttttttcagggggaacgcgggagaacggagttccggaacctcttgaaaatggtcacatggctggtggccccgccccctgatctccagacagaggggagttgagaatgcccagcggcgcggaggtcaatctaaacccccctctgtctggagatcagggggcggggccaccagccatgtgaccatcagAGAAGGGTCATTTTGAGAAGGGTCATGGTTGGTTTCTACATAGTAGCACACATTGCTCTTCTTGGAGAAggtgagttccatcacctcttttcccagaaaaaagccctgattgcaagTATTGTGGCTTAAGCAACCCTTCTTAACCATTGCTGACTGCTGGAAACTCCTCTGGGCCTGTTGTGTTTGATATACTTTCAATAGTCTGTGCTGCTTTGGTTTAAAAGAAAAGGTGGCATTTGTTCTTTAATCTAAAGATATGCCAGAAAAAAAGTTAATTGTCTCCCATAATACATTATCAGTAGTTCAAAATGAACCTCTGGAATGGCATGTGGAGTTTTGCATAGTGCTTTAATATTTAGCTGCatgcatttatatatatatttatactgaGTCACAGCATTGGTCTCAATGGTTCTCCAAAGCAGAGGTCAGCTGCACTACCTACTACTTGAACCTAGGCTCAAATCCctgctccctctttttttttcttggtccAGGTCCGTTTTCTAGAACAGCAGAATAAAGTTCTAGAGACCAAATGGAAACTTTTGCAAGAACAGGGCCAAGGGACTGGTGTTGGTCACAGGAACCTCGATCAACTTTTTGAAGCTTATATCAACAACCTAAGGAGGCAGCATGATGGTCTTTTGAATGAGAGAAGAGGCCTGGACTCAGAACTTAAGAACTTCCAAGACCTTGTGGAGGATTACAAGAACAAGTAAGGGGCTATTGGTGGGGAAAgcaccgtcaagtcatagctgatttatggtgacctctgctggaaTTTTCACAGctagagactgacagaggtggtttgccattgcatgcctaTGCAGAGCAGTCAGTACATGGATGAgtgaccactagagatgggcacgaaccgaaatacaaaccaaatttcatcacaaactgggccagttcgtggtttgggaACCAGTAGTTTGTTGGtgcacatttctgatgaaccatgacaaactactatgatttttagggtggtttgtttggttcggtttttggttcgtcactgcagacagcctggcactgatcaaccaatttcctaggcaatgggggggggggatggacttCTGAAGACTGTAGAAcagcccctggaagtgatgtaccaaacgaaccagtttgcaaaccagacaagttcatggtggttcatggttcgtgtgacgttttcatgaaccaaacaaaccggttcatgaaccggggcaggttcatgaaagttcgtggttcgtgttttttcccggtttgtgtttttttttccggttcgtgcccatctctactcacaaccaccctgtgagatagtGTAGACTGAAAGATAGTGACTGCCGAAAAGTCACTCAGCGCATTTCATAACTGATCAGGATTTGGACCCCTTCCTCCCCAGTTCTGTTGTAGCTGTCATATCACACAATATGCTTCATTGTTAAGTTTGTGATTGTAAGCATACAGCTCATTTTGTTTAATGTGTACAGAGTAACCAGTCTGATTTATTTTAAGTGTTTCCACTGTTATAATAATTATGGCCTATACTTTAGTAATGATGCCAGATTTAGTAGCACAGCAAGAAATCTGGGATTCTACCACCAAAGAAATCCATTTGGCAAATACAATAAGATATAAATTTGATCGGCACCAGAACGTGGCACACAACATTAAAAAAGAGGTGCTGCTATTTAATAGACAGGACCAGTTGGAAACTATTCTTTGAACAGCCCACGTTCAGCAGATGTCTTGTGTGGCTGGTGCCAGAGTAtatggtgtcagggcttgccgcgactgccgctgggcgtggcactgggcggtctgctcctgacgtcacaggggggccagggatgctgcaggaccctgctctgtggaaggaggggcggtatacctcacccagactccctctcagtccactcgctggcctgctcaacctggcctgcttaccccctgcgtcctccttcatctcctccttccagcactctcctccaagcctccaccctcgcatcctactgctctcactccacatcatcactcctcactcacacccaccaccgcagagctcttcccagccaccttatatagggcttcctttccctgccccgccctccttctaggctcgtgccatctcctgacttggcccagctgggccttccctcaggtgtttccctcctaccactaatcccttcttggcttccttgccttgctggcagggtggggttgaatgcgagccatccccagctgaggtctccttggccttgctcatgaggagctgccccagccggcttcggtgctgctgagcctgcctggccttgctcacgaggagctgccccagccggcttcggtgctgctgagcctgcctggccttgctcacgaggagctgccccagccggcttctgtgctgctgagcctggctggccttgctcacgaggagctgccccagccggcttatgtgctgctgagcctggctggccttgctcgcgaggagctgccctggccagcttctgtgctgcctgttcactgatgccgggcggggctacccatctcctcccccagaatgcctgtggcagctccacctggaggggcttggctcctagcacctcctgagccaggctgctgtcctctagccagggggtggctctgggctgtagtggctgcttctcctccttggaaggtaaggactctgtttgggttgttgctgtgtccctattccccctgccttggcccttttcctctagcctgcttagccccctctcttccccctggggggtgggactagctggcttctccctgctccctccagccttctgaggctttggcctttcgccccttccccctggagtaggcaggttctggctctgtttgccagacagagcggttgtactgctgtctcctggctgccccctgccgctgcctgtcagcaagtccgggggctgggctgctgaccccggacatatGGAATGCAGGTTGGTAGAGATGCAAGTCAAAAGAATAGAAACTATGAAGAACAGTGTGTGAGTCATGTGCTTGCAATGCCAAATAACCCACAACATATTTTTGAGGATTAGTCTGTACTCTCACGCTCTTTCACTTGCATACCAGGTTAAGTCAGAAGTGCTTTATTGTTAATGTAATTTAGAAAGAAAGACGGCTAGGTTGAGTGTCCCCTCCCTTATTGCTCACAATCAAaatatggacttttaaaaattctgtaatcAGAATAGATTATAAAGAGTAATTTTGtataacttgatttttaaaaaatctgacttACTTTGCTTTcgtatggaaaagagcaagagtctggtagcatctataagatgaacaacatttgtggtagggtatgagcttttgtgagtcacagctcccttcttaagatacggtgactcacaaaagctcataccataccactaattttgttagtcttataggtgctactggactcttgctcttttccactgctacagacaaacacggctacccatcttttgCTTtcatggttagagttttggaagAATATAGAATTTTTTGACCccaagtcagtcagtcagtcagtcagtcagtctgtctgtctgtctgtttgtctgtctgtctcacagTTTTCCTCATGGCTCAAAACAAGTTAACAAtgaaaacattactattttacatcaggAAAACAAAATCCCACAAAGCCCTCTCCCCACAAAAGTTTCCCGTTGTATAGACACCATTAAAAGACCTGTCAAATAAAATGACCTCGCAGAGCCTCCTGAAAATGTCTTAAGGGGGGTACCCTGCTCACCTCTTCATGGTGTCAAGTAGGGCAACAGCCAGTGGGTTGAACTGAAGTCATGGAAAACTAAGGAGATTATGGGTGGAAGAGAAACAAAACTGGTAGCCATACAGGATGGATATGCAATAGTTAGAGGAAAATTGtgggaaaaaacaaaactaaTTGGAATTAATACTCTGTTCTCTTGTTCTTGCATTGATCAGgtacgaagatgaaattaataagcGTACAACAGCGGAGAACGACTTTGTGCTTTTGAAAAAGGTAAGAACTTTGgtagtttgcttttttaaaaaaaaggaaaatgggcATAAAATGGATTAGAATATACAAATTACACCAGCCAGTTCAACAACTACTCCGTTCGATGTGGAAAGTGAGTCAGCAGGTATTTTCCATGCTTGGATCCACCCACTGCTTACTTCTGACAGAATGCTCTAATGTGCTGGTTGACTGTGGGGTGGGGCTAATAAAATGGCCATTTGCTATAGAAAAGGGACAGATTTATGGGAATGCTGTGGCTTAGCCTGGTATTGTTTGATCTTTCCATTGTACAGCAAAGCCAACATGTTCCTAGGAAACAGAGGAACAAAATCCAGTTCTCTCTtttcagcactctactggtttgaatcccactcctgccatgagctcagtaggtggccttgggtcagccactccgtcctctcagccccacttccccagctgtattgtggggataataacaacactgactttgttcactgctctgagtggggcactaatctgtctagaagagaagtatataagcacggttattattatttgtggcatgtctagctgAGATGCCAAGCTAGCCCCGTTTCTATGTGTAAAGACATCATCTATAgtcttcttggtcaaatccagcaacagttcctcTATATTTCTATCTGTCTTTGTGACAATACGCACTTCCTCTGCGCGTTCATATCACACAGACTAATTAGAGATTGCACAGAGGTGAGGGAGGGGCAGGGCCAATACATTCTTGCTCATTTTCCTCCCTGCACAGTGAGTGAACATATGGCAGAGAGGTTGTCTctactacagatgggcacgaaccaaaatacaaaccaaaattcatgatgaaccaggccggtcggaatcgtgaaccagcggttcatcagatcccatttctaatgaaccaccacgaactttaggctggttcgtttggttcgctttttggttcatcactgcagacagcctggtgccaatcaatcagttgcctaggcaacaggggatggacttcctgcagaacttctgctgacccggaagtgaccttctgctggctcagGAGtgaatgattttctgacctggatgtgatattttcacaaaccaaacaaactagttcacaaactggaggcaggttcatgaaagttcgtggtttgtgaaatttgatgaaccatgaacaacatggttcatttcccccccggtttgtgcccatccctaCTCGGCAAGCATCAGATTCTTACAGAATCTTGTTTgatggtagatcaagatgggtagctgtgttcgtctgtctgtaggagtagaaaagagcaagaatccagtagcacctgtaagaataaccaaatttgtggtagagtaggaGCATTCGTgagccactgctcacttcttcagatatctacaTTGTACCGGTAGTTggattctgaagaagtgagctgtggcctacgaaacctcataccctaccacaaattttgttagtcttagaggtgctaccggactcttgctctttcctgttGTTTGATGGTGTTATCCTGGAGAATCTGGACTCTTTGGGATTCCAGTGTCATTTCCGAGGGCTTTACGTGATGATGCCATCAAAGAGAAACAGGTTCCTCTAGGAACCGGCAGTGCTATAGAGActcttctccagccactaccAGAATTGGAGAAGGAAGAGATGGTTAGTGGTATGTGATACTGACTAGGTACATGGCTGCAGCTGAATTTATTTCCACTACTGATAGCGGAACCATCCTCTGTTCTTTCCTACAGGATGTGGATGTTGCTTACATGAACAAAGTAGAATTGCAGGCCAAACTGGATGCTTTGCAAGATGAAATCAACTTCATGAAATGTCTGTATGAGGCTGTAAGTAGTTTCGCTGTTTTCTGCGGGCCCCTGGAAAAACATAAGAGCTGAAAACACATAGTTTTGGAAGAAGGGATGAGGAATGCTAAAAACAAATCCGAATTTGCCTGCAAAAATTAATACATCCATTGAAATCTGTGAATGTGTACTTTTCAGTAAGCATGGTTCAGATAGGGATGAAAAGACTATAAAATCTTTCTACGCGTTTCAACAACAATGAAGTGGCAGCTAATAATGAATTCAGTCTGGCCAGCCATAAAGTCTTGAATAAAATAATAAGACGAGACTCTTTTAGTGTGCCAATTTTGGTTGCCTCTGCCATTAGTCACCTCTGAAAATATCGGGAAATTAGGGAGGAAAGTAACAGGTGAATCAAGATACATCTAAAAGGAAGGTATGGTTGAGCTAATGTCT encodes:
- the LOC129346182 gene encoding keratin, type II cytoskeletal 4-like — encoded protein: MSRQSYARSVGGGNRGFSSSSACFGGGNRVSFNTISTTRGCSTRGSSGGGGFGSRSLYNLGGSKRISFGGFGGSAACGRGGGGYGVGGGFGGGFGGGSGFGGGFGGCFDGTGGPAFPVCPPGGIKEVTINQSLLQPLNLEIDPEIQKVRVAEREQIKTLNNKFASFIDKVRFLEQQNKVLETKWKLLQEQGQGTGVGHRNLDQLFEAYINNLRRQHDGLLNERRGLDSELKNFQDLVEDYKNKYEDEINKRTTAENDFVLLKKDVDVAYMNKVELQAKLDALQDEINFMKCLYEAELSQVQQTVSDTSVVLQMDNNRNLDLDSIIAEVKAQYEEIAQKSRAEAESWYQSKYEELQVNAGKHGDSLRDTKTEISELNRSIQRLRAEIENVKKQCEKLQASITEAEERGELALKDARDKLAEMEVALQKAKEEMTRLLREYQELMNVKIALDIEIATYRKMLEGEESRMSGECQNTVNISVVGSSSSSGGFGGGYGGGFGGGYGGGFGGCYGGSGGFNGGFSSGSGRGMCSIGGGGVCSSGGGYGSVGGTIVKKTTTSSTSVRSTTKKL